One genomic window of uncultured Erythrobacter sp. includes the following:
- the pgk gene encoding phosphoglycerate kinase, whose amino-acid sequence MTKFKTLDDLGDVTGKVALVRVDLNLPMKDGSATDVTRVEAVKPTILELSEKGAKVLMLAHFGRPGGKRSSVLSTSMVVGDVEGVLGKELMFVPEIAGPVVEQSIGILRNGDIGLLDNTRFWPGEEANDPNLAQAIAAHGDFFVNDAFSAAHRAHATTEGLAHHLPAYAGRAMEAELKALDAALGTPEPPVAAVVGGAKVSTKLAVLENLVGKVQHLIIGGGMANTFLAARGVNVGKSLCEHDLTDIASKIMDEADHAGCTVHLPYDVVVAKEFAANPASLRTCNVHEVTEDEMILDIGPQATEALADVLKTCRTLVWNGPLGAFETEPFDTATMALARHVAALTQEGSLISVAGGGDTVAALAQAGVTEDVTYISTAGGAFLEWMEGKQLPGVAALSS is encoded by the coding sequence ATGACCAAATTCAAAACGCTCGATGATCTAGGTGACGTGACCGGCAAGGTCGCGCTTGTCCGGGTCGATCTGAACCTGCCGATGAAGGATGGATCAGCAACCGATGTGACGCGGGTTGAGGCGGTCAAGCCAACCATCCTCGAACTGTCGGAGAAGGGCGCGAAAGTGCTGATGCTTGCGCATTTCGGGCGTCCGGGCGGTAAGCGTTCCTCGGTACTTTCGACCAGCATGGTTGTGGGCGACGTCGAAGGTGTTCTCGGCAAGGAGCTGATGTTCGTGCCGGAAATCGCCGGACCCGTGGTGGAGCAATCCATCGGCATCCTGCGGAACGGCGATATCGGCCTGCTCGACAACACCCGCTTTTGGCCGGGTGAGGAAGCCAACGATCCGAACCTTGCGCAGGCTATCGCGGCGCATGGCGATTTCTTCGTCAACGACGCGTTCAGTGCCGCGCACCGTGCCCATGCAACGACCGAAGGCTTGGCGCATCACCTACCAGCCTATGCAGGCCGGGCGATGGAAGCGGAATTGAAGGCGCTGGATGCTGCGCTTGGTACACCCGAACCGCCGGTCGCGGCTGTGGTCGGCGGGGCAAAGGTTTCTACAAAGCTTGCGGTGCTCGAAAACCTCGTCGGCAAGGTCCAGCACCTGATCATCGGCGGCGGTATGGCCAACACCTTCCTCGCCGCGCGCGGTGTGAATGTTGGAAAGTCATTGTGCGAACATGACCTGACCGACATTGCATCGAAGATCATGGACGAAGCCGATCATGCCGGATGCACCGTGCACCTGCCGTATGACGTTGTCGTCGCGAAGGAATTTGCCGCCAACCCGGCATCCCTGCGCACCTGTAATGTCCACGAAGTCACCGAAGACGAGATGATCCTCGATATCGGTCCGCAGGCCACAGAAGCGCTTGCCGATGTGCTCAAGACCTGCCGGACTTTGGTCTGGAACGGACCGCTCGGTGCCTTCGAAACCGAGCCATTCGATACCGCGACCATGGCGCTCGCCCGCCATGTCGCGGCTTTGACGCAAGAAGGCTCGCTCATATCGGTTGCTGGCGGTGGCGATACGGTTGCCGCGCTCGCTCAGGCTGGCGTGACCGAAGACGTCACATACATTTCAACCGCTGGCGGCGCCTTCCTCGAATGGATGGAAGGCAAGCAACTGCCCGGCGTCGCAGCACTTTCAAGCTGA
- a CDS encoding PaaI family thioesterase, translated as MSETEYGYGSAVRCDEGEFAGWYHWNHDPYETRSGPFFMLRQDDGSYLSAFRAEARHMNGAGFMHGGCLLTFADFALFGIATDELNGDNAVTMNLSGDFLGAVQQGALVEARGEVTRGGGKTIFVRGLITGDGEPALSFTGIIRRFRKRD; from the coding sequence ATGAGCGAGACAGAATACGGATATGGCAGCGCGGTCCGCTGTGACGAGGGCGAGTTTGCCGGCTGGTATCACTGGAACCACGATCCATACGAAACCCGATCAGGTCCGTTCTTCATGCTGCGCCAAGACGATGGCAGTTACCTCTCCGCTTTCCGTGCCGAAGCGCGGCACATGAATGGCGCGGGGTTTATGCATGGTGGCTGCCTGTTGACCTTCGCCGATTTCGCCCTGTTCGGGATCGCCACCGATGAACTGAACGGCGACAACGCTGTGACCATGAACCTTTCCGGAGATTTCCTCGGCGCAGTGCAGCAAGGCGCTTTGGTCGAGGCGCGCGGTGAGGTCACACGTGGCGGCGGCAAGACGATCTTCGTGCGCGGCCTGATCACCGGGGATGGTGAGCCCGCGCTGAGCTTCACCGGGATCATCCGGCGGTTCAGGAAACGCGACTGA
- a CDS encoding nuclear transport factor 2 family protein, which yields MSDISAEIETLEHRFMRAWMRADRGEMRKLMLRDFMMIVGAERPQLLDRPSFLDASDRNFACTGYRLREVVARRHGKCAWFTAGIDLEMKLGGREWKGQFWLTDLWRKAAFKRTWKLAERSLSRCEPDEEYSHAIHRLQLWT from the coding sequence ATGAGCGATATTTCCGCTGAGATCGAAACGCTCGAACACCGCTTCATGCGGGCATGGATGCGCGCGGACAGAGGCGAAATGCGCAAGCTGATGCTGCGCGACTTCATGATGATTGTCGGCGCGGAAAGACCGCAACTACTCGACCGTCCGAGCTTTCTGGACGCTTCCGACCGGAATTTTGCCTGCACAGGCTACCGGTTGCGCGAGGTTGTCGCGCGTCGGCACGGCAAGTGTGCATGGTTCACCGCCGGGATCGACCTTGAAATGAAGCTGGGCGGACGTGAATGGAAAGGCCAGTTCTGGCTCACCGATCTGTGGCGCAAGGCCGCATTCAAACGCACTTGGAAACTGGCCGAACGCAGTCTTTCTCGCTGTGAGCCGGATGAGGAATATTCGCACGCGATCCACCGGTTGCAGCTATGGACCTGA
- a CDS encoding serine hydrolase, with product MLAAPLAAEERDFESFAEFLEQFRKDSGTPALSAVIVKDGDILWEGYFGTYDDEGDLPTQAETTYKIASVTKPIASTAILAEMAAEDLPLDTPMSADGGWKELCEYFITTPIPFMSGGEDKHGNSIAPMDCERPTTVIDMLRMRANGADFVYNPIAFARIDRAITGAGGRDLRTIVRERVATPSGMQDTALGWRDPDGGAALRYLAEPFHVIDGRAVKQPLPDDDFRAAAGIIASPRSIAAFDIAFDTGGLLFGPDEPEVGPGGILDKFIADPIGPLGDYRFGWFLEDWEGQRLMWHSGWNEKQYSALYLKVPAKRLTLIVMANTEAVWWGNSVVKAEVVESPIARRFLESFAQ from the coding sequence ATGCTGGCCGCGCCTCTGGCCGCCGAAGAACGAGATTTCGAGAGCTTTGCCGAGTTCCTTGAGCAGTTCCGCAAAGACAGCGGCACACCTGCGCTGAGCGCTGTCATCGTCAAGGACGGCGACATCTTGTGGGAGGGATATTTCGGCACTTACGATGACGAAGGCGACCTGCCGACGCAGGCCGAGACAACCTACAAGATCGCGTCAGTGACCAAGCCGATTGCCTCGACTGCGATCCTGGCCGAGATGGCAGCAGAAGACCTGCCGCTCGATACGCCGATGAGCGCAGATGGCGGGTGGAAAGAGCTTTGCGAGTATTTCATCACAACGCCAATCCCCTTCATGTCGGGGGGTGAAGACAAACATGGCAATTCAATCGCACCGATGGATTGTGAGCGCCCAACGACGGTGATCGACATGCTCCGCATGCGCGCCAACGGCGCCGATTTTGTCTATAATCCGATCGCCTTTGCGAGGATCGACCGCGCGATCACCGGCGCCGGTGGGCGTGATCTTCGCACCATTGTCCGCGAGCGGGTGGCGACCCCCTCAGGCATGCAAGACACCGCTCTGGGCTGGCGCGATCCCGACGGTGGAGCGGCCTTGCGCTATCTCGCAGAACCGTTCCATGTGATCGACGGGCGCGCCGTCAAACAGCCTCTGCCGGACGATGATTTTCGTGCCGCTGCCGGGATTATCGCGAGTCCGCGCTCTATTGCCGCTTTCGATATCGCATTCGACACCGGTGGGCTGCTGTTTGGACCCGATGAACCCGAGGTTGGACCCGGTGGAATCCTCGACAAGTTCATAGCCGATCCGATCGGTCCGCTGGGTGACTATCGTTTTGGCTGGTTCCTTGAAGACTGGGAAGGCCAGCGGTTGATGTGGCATTCAGGCTGGAACGAGAAACAGTACTCCGCCCTGTATCTCAAAGTACCGGCCAAACGCCTCACCCTGATCGTGATGGCCAACACCGAAGCGGTTTGGTGGGGCAACTCGGTGGTGAAAGCAGAAGTCGTCGAAAGTCCCATTGCGCGGCGTTTCCTGGAGAGTTTTGCGCAATGA